The Heptranchias perlo isolate sHepPer1 chromosome 40, sHepPer1.hap1, whole genome shotgun sequence genome has a window encoding:
- the LOC137305708 gene encoding desumoylating isopeptidase 1-like, with protein sequence MKGGRKVDVGKVLWRAVGQIKSNHQITVQQKPAASDRVPGTMDTPPHPVKLYVYDLSRGLARQFSPFMLGKQLDGIWHTAIVVNGEEFFYGSGGIANCQPGGTLLGPPDSVVDLGTTEVTEELFMDYLSSLGESAFRGECYKLFEHNCNTFSNEVSQFLTGKNIPPYITDLPSEVLSTPFGQLIKPILDSVQIQPAGGSSFNEHNQS encoded by the exons ATGAAGGGAGGAAGAAAAGTGGATGTGGGTAAG GTTCTGTGGCGAGCGGTcggtcaaatcaaatcaaatcatcaGATCACAGTGCAGCAGAAGCCGGCAGCGAGCGACAGAGTCCCCGGCACCATGGACACGCCGCCTCATCCCGTCAAACTCTATGTCTACGACCTTTCGCGGGGACTGGCCCGCCAGTTCAGCCCGTTTATGCTCG gAAAACAACTTGATGGAATATG GCACACTGCGATTGTTGTCAATGGAGAGGAGTTCTTCTATGGGTCCGGTGGAATTGCTAACTGTCAGCCA GGAGGGACTTTACTTGGGCCACCTGACTCTGTCGTTGATCTTGGGACCACAGAAGTGACTGAGGAGCTGTTCATGGATTATTTATCATCTTTGGGAGAGTCAGCCTTCAG GGGAGAGTGCTACAAACTCTTTGAACATAACTGCAATACATTCAGTAATGAAGTTTCCCAGTTCCTCACTGGGAAGAATATTCCGCCATATATCACTGACCTGCCTTCCGAGGTCCTATCAAC CCCTTTTGGCCAACTCATTAAACCGATCCTGGATTCGGTTCAGATTCAGCCAGCCGGAGGAAGCAGCTTCAATGAACATAATCAGAGCTAG